In Acinetobacter wanghuae, the sequence CAATATTTGGAACGTGCCTCTGCTGCGAACTTCGATGATGCAACCGTTGATTTAGCTGTCTTATTATTTGCTGAGTCAAAGCCTGAATCTGACAAGTTGGCACTCAGAAAAATTGAGCCTTTGATTAAAAAAGGCAACTATCAAGCGATGCATGTTAAAGCCTTATATGACATTAGTTTAGGCTTCAAAAATAAAGATGAAAAAAGCGTACAAAAAGGCTTAAATGGCATTCAAGATTTAGCGAAGAAAGGCTATACCCCTGCCCTGATGGCCATTGGGAATATCTTTGCCAATGGCAACATCGTGCCGCAAAACTTACCTGAAGCGAAAAAAATCTTTGCAGCTTTAGCGAAAGAAAACGTGCCTCAAGCGCGAGAATCTTTAGCAGCTGTCGATAAAATGATCGCAGAACAAGCCAAAGCACCTAGTCGTACAGCAGCACAGAAAAAGAGTTAGTTCAAAAGCAAATCATACAGCCTAAAAAGCCCCATCTCTGGGGCTTTTTATATGAAATCATTTATAGATAATGCACTGATTGCATCAACCAAATCGCTGTTACCACAAATCCAAACACGGTACTCATCACCAAAGGCGCGAGGGCTTTGCCATGCACACCATAATGCTGGGCAAAAATTCCAAAAGCGATCGGCATCGGTAAAGCTGCAATGAGCGTTCCCACGTACAAGGTTTCGTTATTTACGCCAAAGCTCCACAACAATATAAATATGACCGCAGGCATCAGCAGTCCTTTGATCAGCACCAAAACCCAACTATGTGTATTAACCGACTTGACGGTCATACCCATTAAGCTAGCCCCAATCACAAACAATGCCAAGGGTG encodes:
- a CDS encoding tetratricopeptide repeat protein is translated as MKKIIIAALLAASTQITLAAPADVDPQFAKIEQLVTQKNFKGAYDALDKLAQQGNAQAIYNLGYLMQTGQGTAKNEKKAIELYEKAAKLGYPVANYVLGKNYTAGSLGLPQDLTKAKQYLERASAANFDDATVDLAVLLFAESKPESDKLALRKIEPLIKKGNYQAMHVKALYDISLGFKNKDEKSVQKGLNGIQDLAKKGYTPALMAIGNIFANGNIVPQNLPEAKKIFAALAKENVPQARESLAAVDKMIAEQAKAPSRTAAQKKS